One stretch of Caloenas nicobarica isolate bCalNic1 chromosome 2, bCalNic1.hap1, whole genome shotgun sequence DNA includes these proteins:
- the LOC135985490 gene encoding cytochrome c oxidase subunit 6C has protein sequence MSSALLPKPQMRRLLARRMKFHLFGAFFVSVGCAALYKFGVAEPRKRAYAEFYKNYDPMKDFEAMRRAGVFESAPPK, from the exons ATGTCGTCTGCACTGTTGCCTAAGCCACAAATGCGCCGCCTTTTGGCCAGGCGGATGAAGTTTCACCTATTTGGGGCATTTTTTGTGTCTGTGGGATGTGCGGCTTTATACAAG TTTGGAGTTGCTGAGCCCAGAAAACGAGCTTATGCGGAGTTCTATAAAAACTATGATCCCATGAAGGACTTTGAAGCTATGAGAAGAGCTGGTGTGTTTGAGTCTGCGCCGCCCAAATGA